In the Armatimonadota bacterium genome, TCGAGGCCGCGCAACGCGTGTGGAGCGCGGTGCGCGACTTCGGCTGGGCGGGCGAGCTGGTGGCCGCGCGCCTGTCGGTACCCGTGGGACGGCTGCCGGGTGCGCTGGCCGCGCTGCGCGCCGGCCTCCCCGCGGCCGCGGGCCTGGTGGCGCACGTGGCAGCCGGCGTCGTCTGGGCCGCAGGGCCGCCTGCGGGGTTTGCGGCCACGACGCTGCACGGCCTGCGGCAGGTGGCGGTCGACCACCATGGCCACCTGCTGCTGGCCCGGCTGCCGGCGGCCCTGAAGGCCACCGGCGACGTGTGGGCCCCGGTTCCTCCGGCGCTGCCGGTGATGCGGGCGCTCAAGGCCGCGTTCGACCCTCACCAGATCCTCAACCCGGGCCGCTTCGTGGCGGGGTTGTAGCCCGGCGTGGCCGTCGCATCGGACCGCGCCGCCTGGCCCGGAGGAGGCATCGTCGCATGGCACGCCTGCACCTGGCGCTGGCGATCCACAACCACCAGCCGGTAGGGAACTTCGACCACGTCTTCGAGGACGCGTACCGCCGGGCGTACGCGCCCATGGTCGCGGCCCTGGAGCGGCACCCCGCGGTGCGCCTGGCGCTGCACTACTCCGGTCCGGTGCTGGACTGGTTGCGCGACCGCCAGCCCGGGTTGCTGGCGCGCCTGCGCGCGCTGGCCGCCCGCGGCCAGGTCGAGATCATGACCGGCGGGTACTACGAGCCGATCCTGCCCGTGATTCCCGACCCCGACAAGCGCGGCCAGATCCGCAAGATGACCGCGGCGGTGCGCGCGCTCTTCGGCGTGCGGGCCACCGGCCTGTGGCTGGCCGAGCGGGTCTGGGAGCCGCACCTGCCCCGACCGCTGGCGGCCGCGGGCGTGCGCTACACCATCGTGGACGATGCGCACTTCTTCCGGGTCGGGCTGCAGGAAGACGACCTCGTCGGCTACTTCGTCACCGAGGAGGCGGGCGCGCCGCTGGCCATCTTCCCCAGCCTCAAGGCACTGCGCTACCGCATCCCGTGGGCCACGGTGCCCGACCTCATGGCGTGGCTGCGGGCCCAGGCCGACCGTACCCCGGCCGACGGCCGGCCGCGCCTGCTGGTCATGGGCGACGACGGCGAGAAGTTCGGGTTGTGGCCCGGGACGTCGCTCCTGTGCTGGGAGCGCGGCTGGATCGAGGAGTTCTTCGCCGCCGTGGAGGCGGCCAGCGCGTGGCTGGTCACGGTGCCGCCCGGCGCGTGGCTCGACCGCCACCCGCCGCGCGGCCGCGTCTACCTGCCCACCGCGGCCTACGATGAGATGACCGAGTGGGCGTTGCCGGCCCCGCGCGCGGCACAGCTGCCCGCCCTCAAGCACGAGCTGGCGGCGCAGGGGCGCGAGGACGTGCTGCCGTTCCTCCACGGCGGCTACTGGCGGCACTTCCTGGTGAAGTACCCTGAGATCAACACCATGCACAAGGCGATGCTGCGCGCCAGCCGCAAGGTCTGGCGCATGCCGCCAGGACCAGCGCGGGCCCGCGCGCTGGACCACCTCTGGCAGGGGCAGTGCAACTGCCCCTACTGGCACGGCGTCTTCGGCGGCGTCTACCTCGGGCACATCCGGGCGGCCACCTACGCGCACCTCATCGCCGCCGAGGCCCTGGCGGACCGCCGGCGCGGCAGGTGGGTGCAGGCGCGTCGGCAGGACGCGGACGCCGACGGCTTGCCCGAGGTCGTGGTGACGACCGACGCCCAGGTGCTCGTGCTCGACGCCGACGCCGGCGGCGGCGTCGTGGAGTGGGACGTGCGGGCAGCACGGGTCAACCTGGTCAACGTGATGACCCGGCGGGAAGAAGGCTACCACGCCCAGCTGCGCGAGGCCGCAGCGCGGGGCGAGGTGGTGCTCGCCCGGTCCGATGCGGTCGAGTCGATTCACACGACGCGGGTGCGGGTCAAGGAACCCGGGCTCGAACGCCATCTGCACTACGACTGGTACCGGCGCGCGGCGTTCCTCGACCACTTTCTCGAGCCCGGCGCCGATCCTGCGGCCGTGCTCGGGTGGACCGTGCGGGAACTCGGGGACTTCGTCGACCAGCCGTACCAGGTGACGGTGGCCCGGCGTCGTGCGGACGTCGCCGTGCGCCTGTGGCGGGACGGCCACGTGTGGGCCGGTGAGGTGCACACGCCGGTGCGCGTCGAGAAGACCTTGTGGGTGCCCGCGGGACGCCATGTGGTCACGGTGGCCTACCGGATCACCAACACGGGCGATCGCCCGATCGCCGCCGTGTTCGCGGTGGAGACCGTCTGGGGCGTAGACGGGCCCGACGCGGAGGTGACACCGGTCGGGGGCCAGGCGCCATCGGCGTCGGGGCGGGCGCACCGCGTCGGCGCCCCGGCGCTGCTGCCCGACGTCACGGGCTGGATCCTGCACGACCGGCCGCGGCCGCTGGACGTCGTCGTGACCGCGCCGCCTGGCGACCTGTGGGTCGTTCCCATCGAGGTGGTCTCGGCGTCTGAGGGCGGGTACGAGCGTACGTTCCAGGGCGCGACGCTGTGGTCGGCGCGGCCATTGCTCCTGGCGCCGGGCGCCGTCTGGGAAGGCACGTTCCACGTCGAGGTGCGGCGCCGCAGCTGACTGCGCCGCCGTGCGGGTCTGTGCCCGGGGCACGTGGTGCTCGTTGCCCGGTGCCAGCGGGACGTACCGGCCGTCGTCCAGTGCCAGGAGAGGTGCCGACCGCCGCCCGAGTCGGGAGACGTACCGGCGGCCGTTCCGTGCTAGGGATGCCAGGGGACGTGGCCCCGGTGGCCCAGTGCCAGGCGCGCCGGACGGCGCTCGACGCCCCTACGCCGGGAGCGGACGTGCCGCCCGCAGCCCGTTGGCCACGGCCAGCAACTCGCTGACCTCGTGGACCACGATGGCCGCGACCACCGTGATGGCGCCCAGGAGCGCTGCGGGGATCAGCACGCTGAGGACCAGCAGCGAGAAGACGAGGTTCTGCAGGCTGATGGCCCGCACGACCCGCCCCAGGCGGATCGCTTCGGCCACTTTCACGAGATCGTCGGCCATGAGCGCGACGTCGGCCGCTTCGATGGCGGCGTCGGTGCCCGCAGCACCCATGGCGATGCCCACGGTGGCCGCGGCCAGGGCCGGCGCGTCGTTGATGCCGTCGCCGACCATCGCCACAGGGCCCAGGGCTTCCTCGAGCTGGCGGATGTGGGTGACCTTGTCCTCGGGCGAGAGCGAGGCGTACACGCGGTCGATGCCCAGGTCCCTGGCGACGGCGTCGGCGGTGCGCGCGTGGTCGCCGGTGAGCATGACGACGGTCACCCCGAGCCGGTGCAACGCGGCGATGGCGGCGGCTGCGTCCGCCCGCGGCCGGTCGTGCAGGGCCAGCAGCCCCAGCGCCACGCCGTCGGCCGCCACGGCCACGACGGTCTTGCCCTGGGCCTGCAGCGCAGCGGCCGCGTCCACCAGCGGGCCGAGCGCCACGCCCTCCTGCTCCAGCGCGGCGGGAGTGCCCACCACCGCCACCCGTCCGTCGACCCTGGCGCGCGCGCCCAGCCCGGCCAGCGCCGTGAACTCGGCCGCCGCTGCCAGCGCCACGCCTTCCTCACCGGCACGGCGAACGATCGCCTTCCCCAGCGGATGCTCGGAGCGCTGCTCGACGCTGGCCGCCAGGGCCAGGACGTCGTCTCGCGCGACGCCGGGCGCGGGGATGACGTCGGTGAGCTGCGGGCGACCCTCGGTGAGGGTGCCGGTCTTGTCGAACGCCACCGCGCGGATACGCCCGAGGTTCTCGAGGTGGACGCCGCCTTTCACGAGGATCCCGTGCCGTCCCGCGCTCCCGATCCCTGCGGCCACGGCCACGGGAGTGGACATGACCAGCGCGCAGGGCGCCGCCGCCACCAGCAGGACCACGGCGCGCAGCACCCACGGCCCTGCTGGTTGCCCGACCAGCGGCGGCACGACGGCGAGCAGCACCGCGGCCGCCAGGACCCCGGGCGAGTAGCGCCGCCCGAACCGCTCGATGACCCGTTGCAGCCGGCCCTTGCGCTCCTGCGCCTCTTCGACCAGGTGGACGATGCGGGCCAGGGTGTTGTCCTCGAAGGTGGCGGTCGCTTCGACCACCAGCGCCCCGTGCCGGTTGATCGAGCCGGCGAAGACGCGGTCGCCCGGCCCCTTGTCCACGGGCGTGGACTCGCCCGTGACGGGCGACTCGTCCAGCGCCGAGGTGCCATCGCGGATGATGCCGTCGGTGGCCACCACCTGCCCCGGCCGGACGACGAAGCGGTCGCCGCGCCGCAGCTGCGTCGCCGGCACCGTCTCCTCGCGCCCGTCGCGCAGGACGCACACGTCCTGCGGCGCCAGCGCCAGCAGCGAGCGGATCGCCGACCGGGTGCGGGCGTAGGCGTACTCCTCCAGTGCCTCGGCGGTCGCGTAGAGGAAGACGAGGAGCGCGGCTTCGTCCCACAGCCCCAGCCCCGCTGCCCCGGCCGCCGCGGTGGCCATGAGCACCTCGATGCCGACCGCGCGCTCGTGCCGGAGCGCGTGCAGCCCTTCGCGCAGGAAGTGGTTGCCGCCCAGGGCCATGGCCAGCAGGTAGCCGACCGGCTCCAGACGGTGCAGCCCGGCGAGGTGTCCTAGGCTCCAGGTGACGGCGATGATCGCGCCGGCCAGGAGCGCGTCCCGCATGACGGGAAAGCGCCACCACGGGCCCGCGAACTCGCGGTGCGGTCCATGGGGATCGACCGGAGAGGGCGGCACGAGCGTC is a window encoding:
- a CDS encoding DUF1926 domain-containing protein — encoded protein: MARLHLALAIHNHQPVGNFDHVFEDAYRRAYAPMVAALERHPAVRLALHYSGPVLDWLRDRQPGLLARLRALAARGQVEIMTGGYYEPILPVIPDPDKRGQIRKMTAAVRALFGVRATGLWLAERVWEPHLPRPLAAAGVRYTIVDDAHFFRVGLQEDDLVGYFVTEEAGAPLAIFPSLKALRYRIPWATVPDLMAWLRAQADRTPADGRPRLLVMGDDGEKFGLWPGTSLLCWERGWIEEFFAAVEAASAWLVTVPPGAWLDRHPPRGRVYLPTAAYDEMTEWALPAPRAAQLPALKHELAAQGREDVLPFLHGGYWRHFLVKYPEINTMHKAMLRASRKVWRMPPGPARARALDHLWQGQCNCPYWHGVFGGVYLGHIRAATYAHLIAAEALADRRRGRWVQARRQDADADGLPEVVVTTDAQVLVLDADAGGGVVEWDVRAARVNLVNVMTRREEGYHAQLREAAARGEVVLARSDAVESIHTTRVRVKEPGLERHLHYDWYRRAAFLDHFLEPGADPAAVLGWTVRELGDFVDQPYQVTVARRRADVAVRLWRDGHVWAGEVHTPVRVEKTLWVPAGRHVVTVAYRITNTGDRPIAAVFAVETVWGVDGPDAEVTPVGGQAPSASGRAHRVGAPALLPDVTGWILHDRPRPLDVVVTAPPGDLWVVPIEVVSASEGGYERTFQGATLWSARPLLLAPGAVWEGTFHVEVRRRS
- a CDS encoding cation-translocating P-type ATPase: MRDALLAGAIIAVTWSLGHLAGLHRLEPVGYLLAMALGGNHFLREGLHALRHERAVGIEVLMATAAAGAAGLGLWDEAALLVFLYATAEALEEYAYARTRSAIRSLLALAPQDVCVLRDGREETVPATQLRRGDRFVVRPGQVVATDGIIRDGTSALDESPVTGESTPVDKGPGDRVFAGSINRHGALVVEATATFEDNTLARIVHLVEEAQERKGRLQRVIERFGRRYSPGVLAAAVLLAVVPPLVGQPAGPWVLRAVVLLVAAAPCALVMSTPVAVAAGIGSAGRHGILVKGGVHLENLGRIRAVAFDKTGTLTEGRPQLTDVIPAPGVARDDVLALAASVEQRSEHPLGKAIVRRAGEEGVALAAAAEFTALAGLGARARVDGRVAVVGTPAALEQEGVALGPLVDAAAALQAQGKTVVAVAADGVALGLLALHDRPRADAAAAIAALHRLGVTVVMLTGDHARTADAVARDLGIDRVYASLSPEDKVTHIRQLEEALGPVAMVGDGINDAPALAAATVGIAMGAAGTDAAIEAADVALMADDLVKVAEAIRLGRVVRAISLQNLVFSLLVLSVLIPAALLGAITVVAAIVVHEVSELLAVANGLRAARPLPA